The Plantibacter sp. Leaf314 genome includes a window with the following:
- a CDS encoding twin-arginine translocase TatA/TatE family subunit, with translation MGILQNLTGWHALIVLAVILLFFGAAKLPSLARSVGQSARILKDEVSGDVDTGADARADTRADTPAA, from the coding sequence ATGGGAATCCTCCAGAACCTCACCGGCTGGCACGCCCTCATCGTCCTCGCCGTCATCCTGCTGTTCTTCGGCGCCGCGAAGCTCCCGAGTCTCGCCCGCAGCGTCGGGCAGTCGGCGCGCATCCTGAAGGACGAGGTGTCGGGCGACGTGGACACCGGGGCCGACGCCCGCGCCGATACCCGCGCCGACACCCCTGCCGCCTGA
- a CDS encoding intradiol ring-cleavage dioxygenase, which produces MSRIPEPETTPDGPAYEGRLLDRADEEVVDQGVAFDLGTLVSRRTVLSLVGAGVGAVALAACSTGASGSSNTSTGAAGSGASSATATGDLPAGEIPDETAGPYPGDGSNGADVLEESGIVRSDIRSSIGSGTTASGVPMALSLTILDLANGDAPFADVAVYVWHCDASGGYSMYSDGIEDETYLRGVQVADSSGTVSYTSIFPACYSGRWPHIHFEVYPTVADISDSANAIATSQVALPQAACDTVYALSGYDGSSANLSQVSLDADNVFGDDGGALQLATVTGDATSGYQVALTVRVDTTTTPTAGAAPSGGGGAGGGGGTPPSGR; this is translated from the coding sequence ATGAGCAGGATCCCCGAACCCGAGACCACCCCGGACGGCCCGGCCTACGAGGGCCGCCTGCTGGACCGCGCCGACGAGGAGGTCGTCGACCAGGGGGTCGCGTTCGACCTCGGAACCCTCGTCAGTCGGCGCACGGTGCTCAGTCTCGTGGGCGCCGGGGTCGGAGCCGTCGCGCTCGCCGCCTGCTCCACCGGGGCGTCCGGCAGCAGCAATACGAGCACCGGCGCCGCTGGGTCCGGCGCGAGCAGCGCGACCGCGACCGGCGACCTCCCCGCCGGCGAGATCCCGGACGAGACCGCGGGCCCCTACCCAGGCGACGGCTCGAACGGTGCCGACGTGCTCGAGGAGTCCGGCATCGTGCGCAGCGACATCCGGTCGAGTATCGGGTCCGGCACCACCGCGAGCGGGGTCCCCATGGCCCTCTCACTCACCATCCTCGACCTGGCGAACGGTGACGCCCCGTTCGCCGACGTCGCTGTGTACGTCTGGCACTGCGACGCGTCGGGCGGCTACTCGATGTACTCCGACGGGATCGAGGACGAGACCTACCTCCGCGGCGTCCAGGTCGCCGACAGCTCGGGGACCGTCTCGTACACCTCCATCTTCCCGGCCTGCTACTCGGGACGGTGGCCGCACATCCACTTCGAGGTCTACCCCACGGTGGCGGACATCTCCGACTCCGCGAACGCCATCGCGACCTCCCAGGTCGCCCTGCCGCAGGCGGCGTGCGACACCGTCTACGCCTTGTCCGGCTACGACGGTTCGAGCGCGAACCTCTCGCAGGTGAGCCTCGACGCCGACAACGTCTTCGGCGACGACGGCGGTGCCTTGCAGCTCGCGACGGTGACGGGCGACGCGACCTCCGGGTACCAGGTGGCGCTCACCGTGCGGGTGGACACCACGACGACGCCGACCGCCGGTGCCGCTCCGTCCGGCGGTGGTGGAGCTGGCGGCGGCGGAGGAACGCCGCCGAGCGGGCGCTGA
- a CDS encoding MFS transporter, translated as MNSSDNAASSSPASPSPKTGRKPARKTRRLRVDDVLVVKRSRIRTAISGTVVGNFMEWFDFGIYGYLAVTMTVVFTEGLPPEAGILVTLFGFAVSFLVRPLGGLVLGPLGDKIGRKKILFLTMSMMAAATALIGVLPTAAQIGLWAIAPLYLLKMIQGFSTGGEYAGASTYVAEFSPDRRRGFWASWLDVGSYVGFAAGAGTVALTTLIAEGLAGPDAMTEFGWRIPFLIALPLGAVAVWFRLKIPETPAYEVAETAGGIESEHEDPMARQGIFGIFRHFWRQILIAMAIVAATNTAGYALTSYMPTYLEKDVGVSNLTAAVATIPVLLIMSACLPLVGRMSDKIGRKPVYLLAVGATLVLMVPAFAVMQIGEIWAIFIALFMVAAPVALWAGPSAASLPAFFPTASRFGAMAIAYNLSVSLFGGTTPLFSEFLIQLTGNTFMPAFYIMFFAAVAGVGVLTMRETARRPLIGSVPTVETKAEAVELVKGQDDNPLIDTHTMPLDILPPAGSFSAADGQDGRVTTPAG; from the coding sequence GTGAACTCCAGCGACAACGCGGCATCATCGTCCCCCGCATCCCCCTCCCCCAAAACCGGCCGGAAGCCGGCCCGCAAGACCAGGCGCCTCCGCGTCGACGACGTCCTCGTCGTGAAGCGCTCGCGCATCCGCACCGCCATCTCGGGCACCGTCGTCGGCAACTTCATGGAGTGGTTCGACTTCGGCATCTACGGCTACCTCGCCGTCACCATGACCGTCGTCTTCACCGAGGGCCTGCCGCCTGAAGCCGGCATCCTCGTCACCCTGTTCGGCTTCGCCGTGTCGTTCCTCGTCCGTCCGCTCGGCGGCCTGGTGCTCGGGCCGCTCGGCGACAAGATCGGCCGGAAGAAGATCCTCTTCCTCACGATGTCGATGATGGCTGCGGCCACCGCGCTCATCGGTGTGCTGCCGACGGCTGCGCAGATCGGCCTGTGGGCCATCGCCCCGCTGTACCTGCTGAAGATGATCCAGGGCTTCTCGACCGGTGGTGAGTACGCCGGCGCCTCCACCTACGTCGCCGAGTTCTCCCCCGACCGCCGCCGTGGCTTCTGGGCGTCCTGGCTCGACGTCGGCTCCTACGTCGGCTTCGCGGCCGGTGCCGGAACCGTCGCCCTCACCACCCTGATCGCGGAGGGCCTCGCCGGGCCGGACGCGATGACCGAGTTCGGTTGGCGCATCCCGTTCCTCATCGCCCTGCCGCTCGGTGCCGTGGCGGTGTGGTTCCGCCTCAAGATCCCCGAGACCCCGGCCTACGAGGTCGCCGAGACCGCCGGTGGGATCGAGTCCGAGCACGAGGACCCCATGGCCCGCCAGGGGATCTTCGGGATCTTCCGCCACTTCTGGCGCCAGATCCTCATCGCGATGGCGATCGTCGCCGCGACGAACACCGCCGGGTACGCCCTCACGAGCTACATGCCGACCTACCTCGAGAAGGACGTCGGCGTCTCCAACCTGACGGCCGCGGTGGCCACCATCCCGGTGCTGCTCATCATGTCCGCCTGCCTGCCGCTCGTCGGCCGCATGTCCGACAAGATCGGCCGCAAGCCGGTGTACCTCCTGGCCGTCGGCGCGACCCTCGTGCTCATGGTGCCGGCGTTCGCGGTCATGCAGATCGGTGAGATCTGGGCGATCTTCATCGCGCTGTTCATGGTCGCCGCCCCCGTCGCGCTGTGGGCAGGACCGTCCGCGGCCTCGCTGCCGGCGTTCTTCCCGACGGCGTCCCGCTTCGGTGCCATGGCGATCGCGTACAACCTGTCGGTCTCCCTGTTCGGTGGCACGACGCCGCTGTTCAGCGAGTTCCTCATCCAGCTGACGGGCAACACGTTCATGCCGGCGTTCTACATCATGTTCTTCGCGGCGGTGGCCGGCGTTGGTGTGCTCACCATGCGGGAGACGGCTCGTCGTCCGCTCATCGGCTCGGTGCCGACGGTCGAGACGAAGGCCGAGGCGGTGGAGCTCGTCAAGGGGCAGGACGACAACCCGCTCATCGACACCCACACGATGCCGCTCGACATCCTGCCGCCCGCCGGTTCGTTCTCTGCGGCGGACGGTCAGGACGGGCGCGTCACGACGCCCGCCGGCTAG